One Mycolicibacterium fortuitum subsp. fortuitum genomic window carries:
- a CDS encoding DUF732 domain-containing protein: MFSRRPGARAMATAIGTVALAAAAAFGVAPAHADAQDDQFFTIVKDLNIPTTSAEEAGQVGRGVCEALTKGKIEPARTVRGVISQLRNQAGIDKHQAANLVRGAVKVYCPQNAPFIGR; this comes from the coding sequence ATGTTCTCCCGGCGCCCGGGCGCTCGCGCCATGGCGACCGCGATCGGCACCGTCGCACTTGCGGCGGCCGCCGCATTCGGGGTCGCACCCGCCCACGCGGATGCTCAGGACGACCAGTTCTTCACCATCGTCAAGGACCTGAACATCCCGACCACCTCCGCCGAGGAAGCCGGGCAGGTCGGGCGCGGAGTCTGCGAGGCGCTCACGAAAGGCAAGATCGAGCCCGCGCGCACCGTACGCGGAGTCATCAGCCAGCTGAGGAACCAGGCAGGCATCGACAAGCACCAGGCGGCGAACCTGGTCCGGGGTGCGGTCAAGGTCTACTGCCCGCAGAACGCCCCGTTCATCGGGCGCTGA